Within the Montipora foliosa isolate CH-2021 chromosome 11, ASM3666993v2, whole genome shotgun sequence genome, the region GGAGCACGAATCGTGCGTGTACGACACCCGAGTTGCGACCGATTCGTGAAAACGAAAATCGGCCCGATTCAGAAATTTTTGTCGAGTCGGACGGACGAATGCACGAAATGATGGAAAAAATGTAATGAGCGCGTGAAAAGGATAGAGGAATACAAGTTGCTAGCCTGGCAAAGGGCGAAAGGActactgaaaaatcagagtcctgggCAGGAATTGAACCTATGCGAGCTCGGTAACACAGGTCGGATAATCTACCCATTGAGCGCCCTAGCTCTCCTGAAAGGACAATGTGTCTCATTGGTCCACGAGCTTTACAAAGTCATTGGGATGCCATTGTCCTTTCAGGGCAATCctgccaagcaacttgtattcTATCGGACGGACACTTTCAGAGGAGCCGGCGTATCAATCAGAAGTTTGAGAATAAGGCATGCGTACAAAATAGaagcaatcaaaatggcggagacGAGACGACAAATCGTTCGACCAAATCGTAGCGCaagtgtaaaccggcctttaaCATTTGTCATCTCCCTGTTATCAGTACAAGGAATTGAATTTTAATTGATATCAGTACAGGGAGAATCATACACCATTTCGTCAAATTCAATCCTAGAAGTATAGCGGCACAGTAATTAGTGCTTTGGTGTCAGAGTATCCAAACTAGTAATCCGGcggaaggtcatgggttcgactcCTCCAAAAgcgcactcggatttttccgaacATCCCCGAGCTAATCCCCGAGCTAATCCTGGTTATCGGTTCATCTACGGTGTCATTTCATTAAGTCTGGCAAAACTCAGATAGAACATTTTCATGCACCCCGGCGAACCTTAGacatttattacaatttaataAGACATAATAATTCTTCCACTCCGCTGCTTGTTGGACAGGTAATTTAGTGCAGAAAAAGTAACAAGCCAAGCCATTCTGATAGGTCAATGATCGAAGAAAGTCAAACGCGAGGCCGAAAGCGCAGTTGAAGGTGAACGACTAAACTGACTTGGAGGAAACGATTGTTCCACAGGTTTTGTTGATtcaacagacaaaaaaaatatttagtaCGCACTACGCACGACGCACAAAAACTTTTCGTAAAACGTCTCTGAATGGGATAACCTTCGTATGCGGTGGTTCCACTTTACAAAGCCTTATTCTCCACCCTTGATCATCTTACGACACTTTTCCTGTTAATTTAAGCGTCCGCAGACAATAAGAACACTTCCATAAGTGCCTATATTTTAATTGGGCATAACAATAATACTGTGGTCGGAAATAACAGAGAATACATACATAAAAAATCCGGCGGTCTTCTCTGCGTAAAACTTTCAGTGACTAAAAGTTTGAAATCTTTCACTCCCAAGACTACATGAGTCCAGTATTGATCAATAAAGTCTTATAGCATTAGTTATATTAACCAGTGAAATCTATAAATGTCATGAATCTTTCATTACACATTTAATTGAACGGTATAGAACGCAATCTTTATTTTCAAGACTATATTCAGTTCTAGATCTatgaaattgcaaaaattagGAAAATCTCAGCACATTCCTTTCTTACATGCACAATAAGCTTTACATGCATGAATTTTATCCACAACGCAcacgaaattggcaaaaataCTTGGTAGTACAATTTGCGGACTTTTTGACCAATTACAACTTAAGAAATGAATAGAACCAATCACATCACAGTGCAAAGCACGGGAAACGCATGCATGCTAGCATCAAATTATTTTTACTTTAGCctgtgattggctgagaaaATGACGTGAGAATCGTGATCCAATCAGAAAGTGACGTAATTTAAATCCGAAGCAACtgcaaaatgtttatttcaCGCGTCTGTCATCTTCTTAATAATAAGTTTCGtaataacattgtcaaagtgatttcaaattaaAAGCTAACCAGTGAGCGCGGGAAATTTGGTACTTATTGGAAAGTAAAAATTTTCGTTAAACATTACTAGAACCCGTTTTTAGTTAGTAAATTGGTGGGAGTTTCACCACAAGTTTCTTTACTCCACTTCTCACTCCTTTAGAAACAGTCTCAAGAGGAAGAGAAGGTAGCTTTGGAAGCAAATTTTCCTTATGGTTCCACGTTTTTGGAACTCCTTCTTCAGGCGATGGTTGCTTTAGAAACATCCCCGGTTGCTGCATGATGGCTTTGAAGACAGCATTTTTAATGAGGCGACCATCACGGTTTGGCACCCAGCTATCATTAAAACCTGAATAGATCAACATTGATTTTAGAACGCTTCCTTTAAACACCGAACAAACTTTCACCTCGACAATATTCCTGGGATTGATATCGTATTTATCAGCCTTAGGAAGATGAAGTGTTTGACGGTTAAGTTGTTTCATGGACTTTAAGGGAACGATACTGGACCTGGAGTCTTGAAACGAGAGCCTGCTCTCCCTTTTGTCTTTCAAAGATTTTCGTACACGCCTGCTGGAGAGGACATGATCTGAGATACGATATTTGTCAGACTTCGGGGGCTGAATATCAACCTGTCGCCCAGACTTTCTATAAACCAATTCTGCCCATTCAGATGTA harbors:
- the LOC137975295 gene encoding uncharacterized protein translates to MPLNISNFFVTGTNPFFPKLTTETVGGQKSVQEVRSEGAVENEDQHLETQKLKLPSLTRKTTVTNALEDDDLQVLLRVRCFDFPLQVQGLLPAESTDEWARTGSFTNTSPVSSAQNHDDSSTGKEKNGEITISDNKSFSPLSPSTVLEGLKVNLLGKQELNTESQRKKKDDEEEVDNYSDQTDSGSQEYTSEWAELVYRKSGRQVDIQPPKSDKYRISDHVLSSRRVRKSLKDKRESRLSFQDSRSSIVPLKSMKQLNRQTLHLPKADKYDINPRNIVEVKVCSVFKGSVLKSMLIYSGFNDSWVPNRDGRLIKNAVFKAIMQQPGMFLKQPSPEEGVPKTWNHKENLLPKLPSLPLETVSKGVRSGVKKLVVKLPPIY